The Acidobacteriota bacterium sequence CGAAAAAGATTTCACCGCGCATGCCGAGCTCAAAGCTATCCAGGAGGCCTGTCGCAATTTAGGGACGTCCGACCTCGATGGCTGCGAGTTGTATACCACTGCGGAGCCCTGCTTCATGTGCTCGTTCGTGATTCGCAGCGCCCATCTTTCCAGGGTAGTCATGGGAAAGGCCGTGCCGCACATTGGCGGTGTCAGCTCCAAGCATCCCATTCTGATTGATGCTGGTATTCCCAACTGGCCGCAGCCTCCGGTGGTGGTGACAGGCGTGCTCGAAAAGGAATGTAATGAGTTGTACATTCATTAGACAGCCGTTGATATCTATCCGTCGCCGGCCGAATGCCGCCTTGTTTAGACGCTTTTCCCTTCAGCCTGCTACGCTCTGATGGCTCGTGAGAATCACTCAAGCAAAAAGAAGGTTTCTACGTTGCAAGGGCGATGATAATCAAAAGTTTTAATTTATAATCATCAAATTAGGAGGATGGCAAGGCGTCGAGCCGCTGAGGATCTGGGCCGAGTCAGATGAACAAGGTGTGCACAGACAGAATCAGATAGCCATGAACGTGAGAGCCAGTCCTGTCGAATCTCAGGAACTTCTGAATTCACTTCCTGACGGCGTGGTGGTGACCGATGCCGAAGGAAGCATTACCTTCGTGAGCGACCAGGCCCTCGAGATATTCGGCTTCCCGCGCGAAGAATTGCTGGGCCATTCAGTCGAGATTCTCGTTCCGGACGCCTTTCGCGAGACGCACCGCAAATATCGGGAAACCTATCTCTGGAATGCTAAAGCCCGTCCTACGGATGCCATGGAACTCCAGGCCAGGCGCAAAGACGGCAGCCTTTTTCCTGTAGAGATGAGTCTGGCCGCCTACCGTACCCCGGACGGCCTCCGTATTATCACCGCCATCCGAGATATCAGCCGACGCAAACAGATGGAAGAAGCTCTTCACCGAAGCGAAGAGCGCTACCGTCGTCTGATCGAAGAGGTGAAAGATTACGCCATTTTCATGCTGGATCCGGAAGGCAGGGTGATGACCTGGAACGAAGGTGCGCGGCAAATGCGAGGACATCGCGTCGAGGAAATCCTTGGGCGCCATGTTTCCGTGTTTTTTACGCCGGAAGATATCAAAGTCGGCAGGCCCGAAGAAGAGCTGAGGGAAGCGGCAGAAAAAGGGCGATTCGAGACGGAGGGCTGGCGTGTGCGCAAAGACGGCTCGCGCTTCTGGTCGCACGTCGTGCTGACCGCGCTTCGCGATCAAAACCATCAGCTGCTGGGATTCACCAAGATTGCGCGCGACATTACGGAGCGCAAGCGAGCTTCCGAAGCCGTTTTGCTCGAAATCAGCAACCGCCTGATTTCTCATTTGAATCTCGAGGATCTGCTAAACGCCATCGCGGCGTCTCTCCGGCAAATCAAAGAGTATGATTACGCGGGTCTCGCGCTCTATGATCCCGCCATCCAGAAGCTGCGGGTTTACGCTTTGCCTTTGGCTTCGCACAAGAATCTGATTCACGAAGAACTCTTGCTCTCGATGGAAAACTCGCCCGCTGGCTGGGCGATCAAAGCCCGCCGTCCGCTCGTTCTGAACCGCGTGCATGAAGACGGCAGGCCTTTTGAAATTCCCGCGAACCTTATCAAGCAGGGAGTGCTATCGGCGTGCCGCATTCCCTTGATCCATCGAGACCGGGTTTTAGGCACGTTGAACCTTGCAAGCCTCCAGGAGGGTGCTTTTTCCGATGAAGAAGTGAGCCTCCTAGGCCAGATAGCGAACCAGATCGCGCTGGCGCTGCGCAACGCGATCTCTTTCCGCCAGCTTTCCGAATTGAAAGAGAAATTGGCGGACGAGAAGCAGTACCTGGAAGCCGAAATCCGCAGCCGGTCGAATTTTGGTGAGATCGTTGGCCAGAGTGCGGCGCTCAAGCAGGTGCTCGAGCAGGTCGAAACGGTGGCTCCCACCGATTCGACGGTTCTAATTCTGGGGGAGACCGGGACCGGCAAAGAGCTGATTGCCCGGGCCATTCATGGGCTAAGCCGCCGGCGCGAGGAAGCATTCATTACCGTCAATTGTTCCGCGCTGCCCGCAGGACTTCTCGAAAGTGAGCTTTTCGGGCATGAAAAAGGTGCTTTCACGGGATCCACATCGCGCAAGATCGGGCGCCTGGAGCTGGCGCATCGTGGAACACTTTTCCTGGATGAAGTTGGGGATATTCCTTTGGATCTTCAGCCGAAGCTCCTGCGAGCCTTGCAGGAAAGGCAGTTTGAAAGGCTAGGCAGCTCCCAGACCATCAATGTGGATGTGCGCCTGCTTGCCGCTACTAACCGTGATTTGGAAATGATGGTGGATGGGGGGCGCTTCCGTAGCGATCTCTACTACCGGTTGAATGTTTTTCCCATTATGTTGCCTCCATTGCGAGAGCGCGCGGGAGACATTTCGCTTCTGGCCCGGTATTTCCTGGAAAAATACAGCCGCCGCATGGGCAAGAAAATCGACTCGATCTCTTCCGAAGTTCTGCACGGCCTTTCCCGGTATTCGTGGCCTGGCAACATCCGTGAATTGGAACACTACATCGAGCGTGCCGTCATTCTGACCACCGGCCCACTCCTGCAAGTGCCGCCCCTGGAATCCAAATTCAAGAAGAAGTCGAAGCCGGCATCCGCCAACACGCTCGCTGACGCGGAGCGCGAGCACATCCTGCGCATTCTGCGCGAAACCAACGGCATTGTCGGCGGTCCGCGCGGCGCTGCCGCCCGTCTGGGCTTGAAGCGGACAACCCTTGCTTCGAAGATGCAGCGGCTCGGAATCTCGCGAAACAGCGTCTGACATTGGGAGCGCCATCATGTCGTCAGATGTGACGACTTATACCAGTCAGAACAGTTATTCCTCCTGATTGTAAATCACGCCAAAAACCTGACGATTTCGCAAGTGTTGCCATTGCCATGGGTTACTGTCTTTTCCTCAAGTGACTTCCGCTTTGGCTCTGCACTTGCCCTCATTCCAAACGAAGGCGCGGTGCCTCACAGCTCCGATGCCTTAACAGAAAGCAGGAATTTGAAAAGGAGGTCAGAAATCTATGATCACGCTAAAAAGAGTTTATGACACGGAAGGGTGTGTTGGGGGTAAATGTTTCCTGGTAGAGCGGCTTTGGCCGCGGGGCATCAGGAAGGGAACCCTGCAACTTGATGGTTGGTTGAAAGACGTCGCTCCCAGTCATGAGTTGCGTCGATGGTTCAGTCATGATCCGGCCAAGTGGGAGGAGTTTCGGCATCGCTACTTCGCCGAACTTAAGGCCAAGCCGGAAGCCTGGAAACCACTGGCCCAGGCGGCTCGCCAGGGCAACGTGACGCTGGTTTACAGTTCCCATGACTCTATTCACAATAACGCTGTGGCGCTCAAGCAGTACCTCGAAACCGAAATGGCCTTCGAAACCAAAGCGGCGTGATTGCGCTAAACCAAAGTGGAGGCGTTCTGCGGCAGGGTTCGATAGCCATGATGCAGACCCCTTTTGCATGAAGCCTAGAAGGAGAAATGGATGAGTACGATTGCAGTTTCGACCTGGCCAATATTTGAATTACCATTGATCGGTAGTTGGAAAGTTGCCGATCACACAATGGCGTTCAGGTTTAAACGGCCTGCCGGCTGGGGCTTTAAAGCCGGCCAGTTCGTGGATATATCGCTGCTGAATCCTCCCGAAACCGACGCTGAGGGCAACGTGCGGGGTCTTTCCCTCGCCAGTTCGCCAAGCGAGGCAACTCTTATGGTGGCGACTCGAATGCGTGATACGGCGTTCAAGCGCGTGTTGGGAGTTGCCCTCCCGGGAGTTGAAGTCAAGATCGAAGGACCTTTCGGCGATTTCAAGCTCCATCAGGATAGTCAGCGGCCTGCGGTGATGTTTGCGGGAGGAATTGGGATTACGCCTTTTCGGAGCATAATCCTTGATGTAAGTGAGCGTAGGCTGAGGCATCACATCGTTCTTTTTTACTTCAACCGGCGTCCCGAAGACGCACCATTTCTTGATGAGCTCAAGCAGATTGAGAGTCGTAATTCAAATTATCGATTCATCCCCATCATGACGCAACCCGACCGCTCACGCCGGCACTGGAGCGGCGAGATCGGACATCTCAGCCAAGCCATGCTTGAAAGATACCTGAAATGGTTGAGCAACCCCGTCTACTATATTGCCGGCCCTGCGCCGATGGTGAAGGGGATAAGAGGCGTACTGAACCTGGCCGGCATCGACGATGATGATATCCGAATGGAGGAATTTGCGGGCTACTAAGGCAGTTGTCGTTGCTTCTCTGATACCGCCCTAAGCTCATCTGTAATTCGCGGAGCGTATAAGGTCCGAGACGCAAGCTCGCGACAGCCGTTCGACAATCCGAATCCTATTCGACGTGTTTTATATCTCCAGCTTGTACCGGGTCTCCGCCAAAGCGTAAAGCCTCCGCCAGACCAGCCGATTGATGGTAACAACCACTGCAGCCATGGCGACGGTCGATGCAATCAGTACATCAAAATTCCCCGCGGCAGTCGCCTGGCTGATTGTGGCCCCGAGCCCCACAGTGGAAAAGATATGACCTTTGAACTCGAAATACTCGGCGATGATGCTGGCGTTCCACGCGCCGCCGGACGCGGTGACAAAGCCGGTAATCAGGTAGGGAAAAATCCCTGGAAGAATGAGCTTGCGCCACTTGGCGCCGGGTCCGAACTTAAACACGGCGGCTGCCTCCTTTAGGTCGCTCGGAATGGCTATGGCGCCGGCTATGACATTGAAGAGGATGTACCACTGTGTTCCCAGCAGCATGAGAACTACTGAGGCCACACCCAACCCCCCGCCCAACCGGATGAGCACCAGCAGCACAATCGGAAACAGCGCCGTGGCGGGAACAGAAGCTGCAATCTGCGCCAGCGGTTGTACAACCCGCGAAAGCCGGGGACTGAATCCGATGGCCACTCCGGCGGGGATCGTCCACGCTGCGCCGATCAGCAGCGCAATATTCACACGGGCAAACGTGGCCAGCATTCCAATTCCCATTTCCGCAATCTCCGCCCGGTCAAGACCGGCCATCATCATGCCGGCACGGGCGACTGCGTAAGCCACGACTGCCACGAGCGCTACGCCAAGCACTCGAGGCGCCCACCTCTTCAGACCGCGGAAGCGTTGCTGTTCTGGTGCCTTTTTTAGCCGTGCTTCGGCGAAATGCACCGAAATACGTTCAATAAGCGGGGCAAGGGTGCTCTTTTGAAAGAGGGCAATGAGCCGCGAGTGGCGAATCAAGTCCAGCATCCATGATTTGGATGATTCGCCGCCCTCGATCTCCTCCAACTTGAATTTTCCAGCCCAAGCGATTATCGGCCTCCACAGACATTGATCGAGCAGAACGATGACAGCCACCATGACTGCGACGCCCCAGAAGATCGCTATCGTATCGCCGGCGCTGGCCGCGGTCTGGAGGTAGGAACCGAGCCCCGGCAGGCGAAAATCACGGTCACCGAGCACGAACATCTCGCACGCCATCAGAAAAAACCAGCCACCGGCGACAGACATCATGGAATTCCACACTAAACCGATAGCCGAGGAAGGCAGTTCGACCTCCCGGAGGCGCTGCAACGCATTGAAACGGTAAACCCGCGCGGTTTCGCGCATCTCTTTGGGAATACCTTTCAGCGAAGCGTAAAAGCTAAACGCCATATTCCAGACCTGGCCGCTAAAGATGAGGAGAATAGCTCCGAGCTCAATTCCGAGCTGCCGCAAAGGGAACAGCGCTACCATTGCGAGCATGACACCGGGTAGAAAGCTGAGGACGGGGATCGATTGCAGAATGTCCAGCAACGGAATCATGAGGCGCTCCGCCGTGGCATTGTACGCGGCGATGTAACCGTAAACGAGAGCAAAGCCGAGGCTAAGCAGGTAGGCAACCAGGATGCGGAGCAGCGAGTAGGCAGTATAGCCGGGTAGCGCTAGTGGGCTCCGGTTGATTTCTATCCTGGGCGTGATCGGACCAAGCCAGGTGCGCCCGACCGCAATCAGGCCGTAGAGAAGCGCCAGGCCAGTCGCAAAGATCACAAGGTCGATCGCTCGCGGCCAGGTGCGTAATGGCCGCAACGACCAGGGTCCGCCCGCCAGGGCCCTCAAGCGTTTGCTGGTGATGCGATTCATCAGGAGTTTCAGCCCCTGGTTTCGGCGCCGCTGTCGGGAAGCGAAAGTCGGCCGCTTTCAGAGTCGTAGTCGAAAACCTCGGCGTAGCGGCCCCAGTCCAGAGCTGTGTCGAGTTGGCGCCACACTTCGCCTTCGGTGAAGTGCTCACTCAGCATATCCTGAAGGAATTTCTCTTCGATGCTATGGTCAGGTTTCGCCCGTAGGGTGCTTTCGATAACGCGAAGCAGCGCGACGTATTTTAGGGCTGCCTCACGGAATAGCGCTTTGCGCGTCAGGATATCGGCCTCAGCAAAAGCCTTGCCCTGAGGGGTGATCTCCACATCGCCTTCCTTGAGCGAAGCAAAACGCAAGAGTGCTGAGGCTTCAACGGTTGGCAAGAGTTCATCGACCTCCATGTTAAGTTCGTCCGCAAGGTGATAGAGATCGTCTCGTCCGCCACTGCTACCCAGCAGTTCCAGAAATCCGCTGACGCCGCTCGGGAAAGCGTGTGGCAGCATCTGGTATCTTTTCTTTCCCACCGGCTTTCGAAGTAGAAGTGGAGGTGCTTCCTCTTTTGGCCGCGTCATGACCGCATAGATATAATCAACGTATTCAGTAAACCGGCTGGCCTTGCGATCTCTTGCATGTGGCAGGTCGACCGGGAAATCAGCGCGAATGTGGCCGGGATTGTGCCCCAGCACGATCACCCGGTCAGCCAGCAGGACCGCCTCTTCAATGTTGTGAGTGACAATGAAAATGGTGTTGGTAGGCATTTTCCTGTTGAGCCACAGTTCCAATAGCTCGCCGCGCAGGTTTTCAGCCGTCAGTACATCGAGAGCTGAAAAAGGCTCATCCATGAAGAGCACTTCCGGCTCGACAACGAGAGCGCGCGCAAAGCCTACCCGCTGCTTCATACCGCCAGAAAGTTCTTTGGGGTAGGCCTTCTCGAACCCGTCAAGGCCCACTGTATCCAGCACCCGCAAAGCGCGTTTGTGGCGTTCCATGGCATGCATGCCTCGTGCTTCGAGCGGCGCTTCAACGTTCTCCAGAACCGTCAGCCAGGGGAAGAGAGCAAAGCTCTGGAACACGATGGCAACGTTGGGAATCTGGCCGTTCAGTGGTTTCCCGTGCCACAGAACCTCACCTGCCGAAGGCGAAGCAAGGCCAGAAAGAATTCGCAATAAGGTCGATTTGCCGGACCCTGAAGGGCCCAGCAGGGCAACAATCGCCCCGGGACGTATCGCAAGATCAGTGGCCGCGATCACTTCAATCTTGCCACCATCAGGCCGAATATAGGTCTTCTCAACTCCACGAGCTTCGATTATCGCGTCCGGCACCGCAGCTCCTCATAATTTCATCCTGTCCTAAGATAGGATTTTAACAGGTCGTGAGAGCCTCCGTTCGCGCGGTTCGCGGCCCTTCTAGCCAGGTCGCATACCGGGTTGTACCTGAGTGTCCGGTTGCGGCACCGCAGCCTTTCGACATCTTTCCCTGGGCCAAAACCAGTGCTGCAGACCGCACAACCGGCGCACTGCGCGATTTCACGTTCCACACCGTGGGACTGCAGGTCTTCGCATCAAAAGGCCCATGGCACGAAGTCGCTGCCGCGGCAACAAGCCGTTCTTCTGCTGCAGCACCATGGCGCGCGGCTTGCCCGGTGAATTACACCTACATAGAACTTGGATAAATTCAAAGGTGCGGACATTCACGCCCAGCCAAACTTCTAATCATTGGCTTCGCGTGCCTACCATCGGGTGGCTGGGCATTCCGCGATAGCGCTGGGTAAGAAGTGGAATGTCACCCGGGAACGCGCACAGCCTCGGGGGAGTCATCGGGAGAGCGTCGAGACGATAGGTGAGATCGCCCCTGAAGTGGCCCTCTGCGGCAAGCGCCTCGATGTCTCAGGCAGCATGCGAGCGCATCAGTGGCTGTCCAGGCTAAAATTCATAGAGGGGCTATTAGACCTAACTTGTCCCCCGATTCCAAGTCCGGGAGGAAGCGGAGTAAGCGTGGCGAGAATAAAGAAGAACCCTTTCGTGATCTACACAATCGGCCATTCCACCCGCGAACTGCCCGTATTCATCAAGCTCTTGCAGAGTCATGGAATCAAACAACTTGTGGACGTTCGCACTATTCCGCGCTCTCGGATGAATCCGCAATACAACACCGAAACGCTTCCAAAAGCTCTCCTCCCCGCTGGGATCTGCTACGTTCACCTGCCCGCGCTGGGCGGGTTGCGACGTGCGGCCCGGGACTCGATCAACACGGGATGGCGGAACGCATCCTTCCGTGGATTTGCTGACTACATGCAGGGAGCAGAATTCGAGAAGGGGCTGGACCAGCTTGTAAAATTACGTTCGGCGAGCCCGACCGCTATCATGTGTGCAGAGGCTGTTCCGTGGCGCTGCCATCGGTCGTTAATTGCCGACGCGCTTACAGTGCGGGGCGTCCGCGTCTTGCACATCGTCAGCGCCGGCCCAGCCCGCGAGCACACTTTGACATCGTTCGCTCAAGTCAAGGGAATGCGAATTTGGTATCCCAAAGGCCCAGGCGAGTCGGCCACTCTTCCATAAACTGAAAACGAATAATTGGCCGGTCGAAACAGGCCCGCTCGCCTCTTGGTTCTATCCCAAAGACGAATACGCCTACCGATGAAGGCGATATTCTCCGGGCAGGCGCGCCGTCCGGCGGCTGGAGCTGGCGCAGACCACTGATCTTTTGCGAGCTGCCTGGTACCGAAACGACTGGCTGCCTGGCGGCTCCAGAAACGTTATACAGGAATAAATGTCACGATGCCTCGTAGCACAAGCCGAGCCCGAGGCGGCATGATAAACTTGCTTCTAATTCACATAGGAGGTCATCCAGAATGACTTATTACGGGGCAAAAGAGTTGGCACAGTCTTTCCATACGGTCCGCGAAAACACCATTCAAATCGCAGAAGAAATCCCCGAGCACAAATACGGTTTTCGCCCGGCGGAGGGTTGCCGGAGCGTGGCGGAGACGCTGGTACACATCGCAATCATGCCGCGAGTCCCGGAGCAGATCCACTTTATCGAGCACCGCAACACGCTGGCCGGTTTCGATTTCTTCGGCTTGATGGGCAAGCTGCAAACGGAGACACAAACACCTCGCACGAAAGCCTAGACTCTTGATTTATTGCGTGCCGAAGGCGAGAAGTACACCAAGGCGCTGGAAGGGGTGTCGGAAGCGTTCCTGGGCGAGCGAGTCGAGTACCCCGAAGGCATGGAGCCGAGAATCAAGTCGCGCTTTGAAATGCTGATTGCAGCCAAGGAGCACGAGATGCATCACCGCGGGCAACTGATGGTGGTCGAGTGCATGCTCGGCATCACTCCGCACCTCACCCGGCGGATGGAGGAAGTGATCGCGACGGCACAGGCGCACCGGTAACGTTAGCACAGCATTTCGCGGGCCAGAAACCCTGGGGTTTTCTCTTTGAAGAATCAACGCGGCGCCAGCCAATGCATCAAAAGAAGAACCGTGGAACGCAAAATCGGCGGCCCTCGCTACCCGTTTTTTTTCCAAGAACGAACCGCAGAATCCGAAGTCGCCAGACTTTGCGATACTTCGCTGCAAGGAGATTTGCATGAGCTCAAAGAAAGAAATGCAGAAGTCCAAGGGATTCACGGCGGAGGAAAAAGCCGCAATGAAGGAGCGCGCCAAAGAGCTGAAGGCGGAAGCAGGCGCCAGGAAGGACAGGGCGGCCGGGGAAAGCGATCTGTTGGCGAAGATAGCTGAAATGCGGGAGCCGGACCGCACCATGGCCAATCAGCTTCATGCCATTATCACAACCAGCGCGCCAGATCTCGCGCCGACAACCTGGTACGGGATGCCCGCGTACGCCAAGGACGGCAAGGTCGTCTGCTTCTTCCAAAGCGCACAGAAGTTTAAAACCAGGTACGCGACGTTTGGCTTCAGCGACAAGGCGAACCTCGACGAAGGCGCGATGTGGCCAACCGTCTTTGCGCTGAAGGAGTTGACTGCCGCCGAAGAAGCAAGGATCAGCGCGCTCGTGAAGAAATCGGTGAGCTGAGGGGTGATCTCGCCAGTGGGCCCAGTATAGCGGGAAGCCACGATACGGTTCCTGTGTCAGGCAGCGGCTGGCCCTTCGGGGCCGCATAAGTCATGCCCTTGCGCCCTCGGCAGGCAGATCCAAAGCTCTGCACCAGCCTCGTGCTGGTAATTTATTGTGACCTCAAAGGCTTCGGACCCAGGAGGATCATATATCCTGTGATCTTCTTGCTGGAATTTCCTTCCAAAAAGCTTTACGCTAAGCCGTTCCGCATGGAGAGAATGGTTTATGCCACTGCTCGATGGGAAAGTTGCAGTCGTGACCGGCGGTGGTGGTTCCGGGATCGGTCACGGTATATCTCTGGTGCTTGCAAAACATGGAGCGCATGTAGCGATTCTGGAAATCGACCTCAACGCGGCCGAAAAAGTACGCCATCAGATCGAGGCCGCCGATGGCAGTGCAACTGTTATTCACGCGGACATCAGGAGTTCAATTGATGTTCGCCGGGCAATCGATATGGTCATTGAAGACCGCGAGCGCCTGGACATTATGGTTAATAACGCGGGCGTTGGCTTGATCCGCGCCGTTGCTGAGGCCAGCGAGGAAGAGTTCGACCAACTGGCTGCCATCGACCTCCGCGGGATGTGGCTGTGCTGCAAGTACGCCATCCTGCACATGCGGCGGCAAAAACAGGGGTCAATTGTCAACATCGCCTCGGTGCACAGCCGCGCGACGCTGCCGCAGTTTGGAATTTACGCGGCCATGAAAGCAGGAGTAACCGGGTTGACCCGCGGGATCGCCGTCCAATACGGGCCGGACGGCATTCGGGCCAATACTGTTTCACCCGGCCTTGTTGACGGCAAGCAGACTCGTGACATCGTAGGCAAGATTTCCGATGACGTGGAAGGTTATCTTAACGATTTTGTCAAGCGCGATCAGGCATTGCCGCAATTGATCCAGCCCGAAGACATTGGAAACCTGGTAGCTTTCCTGGCTAGTGATCACGCTAGAATGATCACCGGCGCGAATATTCCCGTTGACGCCGGAATGTTGGCTCAACTCAGCAGCCGGCAGTGAGGCGTTGTGCGGATTACAGGCATCGAAAAAATCAAAGTCAGGGTCCCCGCCAAAGCCGACACCTTGAACAGCCCCGAAGTCCTGGACCCGATGCACATGCTGGTTCTTGACGGCAAGCCGTCCTGGCGCATTCAGTTTGACCAGATCTGGAAATACATCTACCGC is a genomic window containing:
- a CDS encoding nucleoside deaminase, producing EKDFTAHAELKAIQEACRNLGTSDLDGCELYTTAEPCFMCSFVIRSAHLSRVVMGKAVPHIGGVSSKHPILIDAGIPNWPQPPVVVTGVLEKECNELYIH
- a CDS encoding PAS domain S-box protein; translation: MNVRASPVESQELLNSLPDGVVVTDAEGSITFVSDQALEIFGFPREELLGHSVEILVPDAFRETHRKYRETYLWNAKARPTDAMELQARRKDGSLFPVEMSLAAYRTPDGLRIITAIRDISRRKQMEEALHRSEERYRRLIEEVKDYAIFMLDPEGRVMTWNEGARQMRGHRVEEILGRHVSVFFTPEDIKVGRPEEELREAAEKGRFETEGWRVRKDGSRFWSHVVLTALRDQNHQLLGFTKIARDITERKRASEAVLLEISNRLISHLNLEDLLNAIAASLRQIKEYDYAGLALYDPAIQKLRVYALPLASHKNLIHEELLLSMENSPAGWAIKARRPLVLNRVHEDGRPFEIPANLIKQGVLSACRIPLIHRDRVLGTLNLASLQEGAFSDEEVSLLGQIANQIALALRNAISFRQLSELKEKLADEKQYLEAEIRSRSNFGEIVGQSAALKQVLEQVETVAPTDSTVLILGETGTGKELIARAIHGLSRRREEAFITVNCSALPAGLLESELFGHEKGAFTGSTSRKIGRLELAHRGTLFLDEVGDIPLDLQPKLLRALQERQFERLGSSQTINVDVRLLAATNRDLEMMVDGGRFRSDLYYRLNVFPIMLPPLRERAGDISLLARYFLEKYSRRMGKKIDSISSEVLHGLSRYSWPGNIRELEHYIERAVILTTGPLLQVPPLESKFKKKSKPASANTLADAEREHILRILRETNGIVGGPRGAAARLGLKRTTLASKMQRLGISRNSV
- a CDS encoding DUF488 family protein, whose translation is MITLKRVYDTEGCVGGKCFLVERLWPRGIRKGTLQLDGWLKDVAPSHELRRWFSHDPAKWEEFRHRYFAELKAKPEAWKPLAQAARQGNVTLVYSSHDSIHNNAVALKQYLETEMAFETKAA
- a CDS encoding FAD-dependent oxidoreductase → MAFRFKRPAGWGFKAGQFVDISLLNPPETDAEGNVRGLSLASSPSEATLMVATRMRDTAFKRVLGVALPGVEVKIEGPFGDFKLHQDSQRPAVMFAGGIGITPFRSIILDVSERRLRHHIVLFYFNRRPEDAPFLDELKQIESRNSNYRFIPIMTQPDRSRRHWSGEIGHLSQAMLERYLKWLSNPVYYIAGPAPMVKGIRGVLNLAGIDDDDIRMEEFAGY
- a CDS encoding ABC transporter permease subunit, giving the protein MNRITSKRLRALAGGPWSLRPLRTWPRAIDLVIFATGLALLYGLIAVGRTWLGPITPRIEINRSPLALPGYTAYSLLRILVAYLLSLGFALVYGYIAAYNATAERLMIPLLDILQSIPVLSFLPGVMLAMVALFPLRQLGIELGAILLIFSGQVWNMAFSFYASLKGIPKEMRETARVYRFNALQRLREVELPSSAIGLVWNSMMSVAGGWFFLMACEMFVLGDRDFRLPGLGSYLQTAASAGDTIAIFWGVAVMVAVIVLLDQCLWRPIIAWAGKFKLEEIEGGESSKSWMLDLIRHSRLIALFQKSTLAPLIERISVHFAEARLKKAPEQQRFRGLKRWAPRVLGVALVAVVAYAVARAGMMMAGLDRAEIAEMGIGMLATFARVNIALLIGAAWTIPAGVAIGFSPRLSRVVQPLAQIAASVPATALFPIVLLVLIRLGGGLGVASVVLMLLGTQWYILFNVIAGAIAIPSDLKEAAAVFKFGPGAKWRKLILPGIFPYLITGFVTASGGAWNASIIAEYFEFKGHIFSTVGLGATISQATAAGNFDVLIASTVAMAAVVVTINRLVWRRLYALAETRYKLEI
- a CDS encoding nitrate/sulfonate/bicarbonate ABC transporter ATP-binding protein, producing the protein MPDAIIEARGVEKTYIRPDGGKIEVIAATDLAIRPGAIVALLGPSGSGKSTLLRILSGLASPSAGEVLWHGKPLNGQIPNVAIVFQSFALFPWLTVLENVEAPLEARGMHAMERHKRALRVLDTVGLDGFEKAYPKELSGGMKQRVGFARALVVEPEVLFMDEPFSALDVLTAENLRGELLELWLNRKMPTNTIFIVTHNIEEAVLLADRVIVLGHNPGHIRADFPVDLPHARDRKASRFTEYVDYIYAVMTRPKEEAPPLLLRKPVGKKRYQMLPHAFPSGVSGFLELLGSSGGRDDLYHLADELNMEVDELLPTVEASALLRFASLKEGDVEITPQGKAFAEADILTRKALFREAALKYVALLRVIESTLRAKPDHSIEEKFLQDMLSEHFTEGEVWRQLDTALDWGRYAEVFDYDSESGRLSLPDSGAETRG
- a CDS encoding DUF488 domain-containing protein; translation: MRAHQWLSRLKFIEGLLDLTCPPIPSPGGSGVSVARIKKNPFVIYTIGHSTRELPVFIKLLQSHGIKQLVDVRTIPRSRMNPQYNTETLPKALLPAGICYVHLPALGGLRRAARDSINTGWRNASFRGFADYMQGAEFEKGLDQLVKLRSASPTAIMCAEAVPWRCHRSLIADALTVRGVRVLHIVSAGPAREHTLTSFAQVKGMRIWYPKGPGESATLP
- a CDS encoding DUF1801 domain-containing protein, whose translation is MSSKKEMQKSKGFTAEEKAAMKERAKELKAEAGARKDRAAGESDLLAKIAEMREPDRTMANQLHAIITTSAPDLAPTTWYGMPAYAKDGKVVCFFQSAQKFKTRYATFGFSDKANLDEGAMWPTVFALKELTAAEEARISALVKKSVS
- a CDS encoding SDR family oxidoreductase; this encodes MPLLDGKVAVVTGGGGSGIGHGISLVLAKHGAHVAILEIDLNAAEKVRHQIEAADGSATVIHADIRSSIDVRRAIDMVIEDRERLDIMVNNAGVGLIRAVAEASEEEFDQLAAIDLRGMWLCCKYAILHMRRQKQGSIVNIASVHSRATLPQFGIYAAMKAGVTGLTRGIAVQYGPDGIRANTVSPGLVDGKQTRDIVGKISDDVEGYLNDFVKRDQALPQLIQPEDIGNLVAFLASDHARMITGANIPVDAGMLAQLSSRQ